Proteins encoded within one genomic window of [Enterobacter] lignolyticus SCF1:
- a CDS encoding cyanate transporter, protein MSQKQKQSLMLLVLVLTGLNMRPLLTSVGPLLPQLRLASGMSFTVAALLTALPVIAMGVLALAGGWIDRHIRERNSVALSLLMIAIGALLRETAPHSGILLCSALLGGIGIGIVQAIMPTVIKRLFHQRMPQVMGLWSAALMGGGGLGAAITPWLTQHSSVWYHALAWWALPALIALIGWWPQSKTLAQPAHAAASVPLRVHITPRAWTLGLYFGLINGGYASLIAWLPPYYIQLGASAQASGTLLALMTVGQTAGALLLPIFARRQDRRRLLFFALALQLAGFCGFIMLPLSQPVLWALLCGVGLGGAFPLCLVLALDHSPHPAIAGRLVAFMQGIGFIVAGLSPFLSGVLRSLSGDFLLDWALHALCVVGLMLLTLRFIPARYPHEWRTLSTTFQKP, encoded by the coding sequence ATGAGCCAAAAACAAAAACAGAGCCTGATGCTGCTGGTGTTAGTCCTCACGGGCCTTAATATGCGCCCGCTGCTGACCTCCGTCGGCCCGCTGCTGCCCCAGCTGCGTCTGGCAAGCGGCATGAGCTTTACCGTCGCCGCGCTGTTGACCGCCCTACCGGTTATCGCAATGGGCGTACTGGCGCTGGCGGGAGGCTGGATAGACCGTCATATCCGCGAGCGCAACAGCGTGGCCCTGAGCCTGCTGATGATCGCCATTGGCGCGCTGCTGCGTGAAACGGCGCCCCATAGCGGCATTCTGTTGTGCAGCGCGCTGCTGGGCGGGATCGGTATCGGGATCGTACAGGCCATTATGCCAACCGTTATCAAGCGTCTGTTTCATCAGCGAATGCCGCAGGTTATGGGCCTGTGGTCGGCGGCGCTGATGGGCGGCGGCGGGCTGGGCGCCGCCATCACCCCCTGGCTTACGCAGCACAGCAGCGTCTGGTATCACGCGCTGGCCTGGTGGGCGCTGCCGGCGCTTATCGCTCTCATTGGCTGGTGGCCGCAAAGTAAAACGCTGGCGCAACCCGCGCACGCCGCCGCCTCCGTACCGCTGCGGGTGCACATCACCCCACGCGCCTGGACGCTTGGTCTCTACTTTGGGCTGATCAACGGCGGTTATGCAAGCCTGATTGCCTGGCTACCGCCTTACTACATACAGCTTGGCGCCAGCGCCCAGGCCAGCGGTACGCTGCTGGCGCTGATGACCGTCGGGCAAACCGCCGGGGCGCTGCTTCTGCCGATATTTGCCCGCCGGCAGGACCGGCGCAGGCTGCTGTTTTTCGCACTGGCGCTACAGCTGGCGGGGTTCTGCGGCTTTATTATGCTTCCGCTCTCGCAGCCCGTACTCTGGGCGCTGCTCTGCGGCGTGGGTCTCGGCGGCGCGTTCCCGCTTTGTCTCGTCCTGGCATTGGATCACTCCCCGCATCCGGCGATTGCCGGGCGGCTGGTCGCCTTTATGCAAGGTATCGGCTTTATTGTGGCGGGACTGTCGCCGTTCCTGTCTGGCGTGCTGAGAAGTCTGAGCGGTGATTTTCTGCTGGACTGGGCGTTGCATGCTCTGTGCGTGGTCGGGCTGATGCTGCTGACCCTGCGTTTTATCCCGGCGCGCTACCCGCACGAATGGCGGACGTTGAGCACAACGTTCCAGAAGCCCTGA
- the cynS gene encoding cyanase, translating into MIQSQISREVRLTLADAILLAKARKDLSFAEIAEGTGLSEAFVTAALLGQHALPAAAAQHVGKTLGLDDDAVALLQTIPLRGSIEDRVPTDPTMYRFYEMLQVYGTTLKALVHEKFGDGIISAINFKLEVKKVADPEGGDRAVIVLDGKYLPTKPF; encoded by the coding sequence ATGATTCAGTCTCAAATCAGCAGAGAAGTTCGCCTGACCCTCGCCGACGCCATTTTGCTGGCGAAGGCCAGAAAAGATCTCTCCTTCGCCGAGATTGCCGAAGGAACCGGGCTGTCTGAAGCCTTTGTTACCGCCGCGCTGCTGGGACAGCACGCGCTTCCGGCCGCCGCGGCGCAGCATGTGGGCAAGACGCTGGGCCTGGATGATGATGCCGTAGCGCTGCTGCAGACAATCCCACTGCGCGGCAGCATCGAGGACCGGGTACCGACAGACCCGACGATGTACCGCTTCTACGAAATGCTGCAGGTTTACGGCACGACCCTGAAAGCGCTGGTCCATGAGAAGTTTGGCGACGGGATCATCAGCGCCATCAACTTTAAGCTTGAGGTGAAAAAAGTGGCCGACCCAGAAGGCGGCGATCGCGCGGTGATCGTGCTGGACGGCAAATACCTGCCGACAAAACCGTTCTGA
- a CDS encoding carbonic anhydrase, whose product MKEIVEGILKFQRDAFPERAELFKGLATRQNPKALFISCSDSRLVPELVTQREPGELFVIRNAGNIVPSWGPEPGGVSASVEYAVAALRVSDIVICGHSDCGAMAAISSCACLDHMPAVSHWLRYADSARVVNEARSHADAHAKAASMVRENVLAQLANIQTHPCVRLALAEGRVALHGWIYDIESGSVSAFDGASGRFVSLADHPRTRAVAPAHPAAI is encoded by the coding sequence GTGAAAGAGATCGTTGAAGGCATTCTTAAATTCCAGCGTGATGCGTTCCCGGAACGCGCCGAACTCTTTAAGGGGCTGGCGACCCGGCAGAATCCGAAAGCGCTGTTTATCTCCTGCTCCGACAGCCGCCTGGTTCCCGAACTGGTCACCCAGCGCGAGCCGGGAGAACTGTTCGTCATTCGCAACGCTGGCAATATTGTTCCCTCCTGGGGCCCTGAGCCCGGCGGCGTCTCCGCCTCTGTCGAATATGCCGTCGCGGCGCTGCGGGTATCCGACATCGTTATCTGCGGACATTCAGACTGCGGCGCCATGGCGGCAATCTCCTCCTGCGCCTGCCTTGACCACATGCCCGCCGTTAGCCACTGGCTGCGCTATGCCGATTCCGCGCGGGTGGTTAACGAGGCTCGCAGCCACGCGGATGCTCACGCCAAAGCCGCATCAATGGTGCGCGAGAATGTCCTCGCCCAGCTGGCGAATATTCAGACCCACCCCTGCGTGCGCCTGGCCTTAGCGGAAGGACGCGTCGCGCTGCACGGTTGGATCTATGACATCGAAAGCGGGAGCGTCAGCGCCTTCGACGGCGCCAGCGGCCGCTTTGTTTCATTAGCGGATCACCCGCGTACTCGCGCGGTCGCTCCCGCACATCCCGCAGCGATATAG
- the cynR gene encoding transcriptional regulator CynR, translated as MLLRHITYFLAVAEHHSFTRAALVLHVSQPALSQQIKQLEESLNTQLFDRTGRATRLTDAGEVYLRYARRALQDLEEGKRAIHDVGDLSRGSLRVGVTPTFTAYFVGPLIEAFYHRYPGVRLTVHEMSQDRMESLLIDDMLDVGIAFEEGHSQDVETQPLLTETLALVVNQRHPLASRRRVSLNVLNNEHLILLSAEFATREQIDRYCRQNGIWPQVMMEANSISAVIEAVRRTSLSTLLPAAIASEHEGLVAIPLNPLLLQRTAVIMQRRGAYQSAALRAFIACAHHLSSALGA; from the coding sequence ATGCTGCTACGGCACATCACCTATTTTCTGGCGGTGGCGGAACACCACAGCTTCACCCGCGCCGCGCTGGTGCTACACGTATCGCAACCGGCGCTGTCGCAGCAGATAAAGCAGCTGGAAGAGAGCCTGAATACTCAGCTCTTCGATCGAACCGGGCGCGCCACGCGTCTGACGGATGCGGGAGAGGTGTATCTGCGCTACGCCCGGCGGGCGCTACAGGACCTCGAGGAGGGCAAACGCGCCATCCATGATGTGGGCGATCTCAGCCGCGGTTCGCTGCGCGTCGGCGTGACGCCGACGTTTACCGCCTACTTTGTCGGGCCGCTGATCGAAGCGTTTTACCACCGGTATCCTGGCGTCAGGCTGACGGTACATGAGATGTCTCAGGACAGAATGGAGAGCCTGCTCATCGACGATATGCTGGATGTCGGCATCGCGTTTGAAGAGGGGCACTCGCAGGACGTCGAAACTCAGCCACTGTTGACGGAGACCCTGGCGCTGGTGGTGAATCAGCGCCACCCTCTGGCTTCGCGTCGGCGGGTAAGCCTCAACGTACTTAATAATGAGCACCTCATTCTGCTGAGCGCAGAGTTCGCGACGCGAGAGCAGATCGATCGCTACTGCCGGCAAAACGGCATCTGGCCGCAGGTGATGATGGAGGCGAACTCAATCAGCGCGGTCATCGAAGCTGTTCGCCGGACATCGCTGTCAACGCTGTTGCCTGCGGCTATCGCCAGCGAGCACGAGGGGCTGGTGGCTATCCCTCTCAACCCGCTGCTGCTGCAAAGAACGGCTGTCATTATGCAGCGCAGGGGGGCCTATCAAAGCGCGGCCCTGCGTGCGTTCATTGCCTGTGCTCATCACCTTTCTTCAGCGCTGGGCGCATGA
- a CDS encoding SymE family type I addiction module toxin: MQSQPHQGVSKTSRQVTVSYVRKRHQDPETFRTRRMSRHPSLVLSGDWLEEAGFPTGTPVAVSVAWGRLILSPVEVE, translated from the coding sequence ATGCAGTCTCAGCCTCATCAGGGAGTGAGTAAAACCTCCCGTCAGGTCACCGTAAGCTATGTCAGAAAACGTCATCAGGACCCAGAAACCTTCCGTACCCGCAGGATGAGCCGCCACCCGAGCCTGGTGCTGAGCGGCGACTGGCTGGAGGAGGCCGGGTTTCCCACAGGTACGCCGGTCGCCGTTTCCGTCGCCTGGGGCAGGCTTATCTTAAGCCCGGTGGAGGTGGAATAA
- a CDS encoding nitrous oxide-stimulated promoter family protein: protein MAGTRILREKLTIKKMIALYARQCPQASDGEGYYQALNAYADKRLDKCVFGEEKPACKQCPVHCYQPAKREEMKQIMRWAGPRMLWRHPILTIRHLLDDRRPVPELPEKYRPKK, encoded by the coding sequence ATGGCTGGAACACGCATTCTTCGGGAAAAGCTGACGATCAAAAAGATGATTGCTCTCTATGCGCGTCAGTGCCCGCAGGCTTCCGACGGGGAGGGGTATTATCAGGCGCTAAACGCCTATGCCGATAAACGGCTTGATAAGTGCGTCTTCGGCGAGGAGAAACCCGCCTGCAAGCAGTGTCCGGTTCACTGTTATCAGCCGGCCAAACGGGAAGAGATGAAGCAGATTATGCGCTGGGCGGGGCCGCGAATGCTGTGGCGACACCCCATTCTGACGATTCGCCATCTGCTGGACGACCGGCGTCCGGTGCCGGAGCTACCGGAAAAATATCGACCGAAAAAATAA
- a CDS encoding TOBE domain-containing protein codes for MAVSARNQLTGKVSAVATGAVNDEIELTLAGGAKLVAIVTHSSKEALGLKDGKEAIALIKAPWVTLATEDCGLKFSARNQFAGSVSQVTEGAVNATVHVKTDAGFELVAVITNESQHEMKLTAGSRVIALIKASAILIATRA; via the coding sequence ATGGCAGTATCTGCACGCAACCAATTAACCGGGAAAGTAAGCGCCGTAGCCACCGGCGCGGTGAATGATGAGATCGAGCTGACCCTCGCAGGCGGCGCAAAGCTGGTGGCTATCGTCACCCACAGCAGCAAAGAAGCGCTGGGTCTGAAGGACGGCAAAGAGGCGATTGCGCTGATTAAAGCGCCGTGGGTAACGCTGGCGACGGAAGATTGCGGACTCAAGTTCTCCGCCCGCAACCAGTTTGCCGGCAGCGTCTCCCAGGTCACCGAAGGGGCGGTCAACGCCACCGTTCACGTCAAAACGGACGCTGGTTTTGAGCTGGTGGCGGTTATCACTAACGAAAGCCAGCACGAGATGAAGCTGACGGCAGGTAGCCGCGTTATCGCGCTGATTAAGGCCTCGGCGATTCTGATTGCCACCCGCGCGTAA
- the flhA gene encoding formate hydrogenlyase transcriptional activator FlhA → MSYTPMGDLGQHGLFDITRTLLQQADLAGVSEALTRLAKQSALADRAAIILWQPGNHRARYYASAQPGAPIEYEDETYLAYGPVRRLLSRPDALYCSHDEFSEAWPQLAESGLYDPFAQYCLLPLAAEGRIFGGCEFIRNDARPWTEKEFQRLHTLAQIVAVVTEQIQSRVSNNVDYDLLCHERDNFRILVAITNAVLSRLDIDELVSEVAKEIHHYFCIDAISIVLRSNHKGKLNIYSSHYLDENEPVHDQSVVDEAGTLSERVFKSKEMLLLKLHEGDALAPYERMLFNMWGNQLQTLCLLPLMSGDKMLGVLKLAQCDEKVFNTANLKLLRQIAERVSIALDNALAYQEIHRLKERLVDENLALTEQLNNVDSEFGEIIGRSEAMYSVLKQVEMVAQSDSTVLILGETGTGKELIARAIHNLSGRNGRRMVKMNCAAMPAGLLESDLFGHERGAFTGASAQRIGRFELADKSSLFLDEVGDMPLELQPKLLRVLQEQEFERLGSNKLIQTDVRLIAATNRDLKKMVTDREFRSDLYYRLNVFPIHLPPLRERPDDIPLLVKAFTTKIARRLGRQIDSIPAETLRTLSRMEWPGNVRELENVIERAVLLTRGSVLQLSLPEISIESDTPELAAEKPLDGEDEAQQILRVLKETNGVVAGPKGAAQRLGLKRTTLLSRMKRLGIDKDMLV, encoded by the coding sequence ATCGAATACGAAGACGAAACGTATCTGGCTTACGGTCCGGTGCGCCGCCTGCTGTCGCGCCCGGACGCGCTGTACTGCAGCCACGATGAGTTCAGCGAAGCGTGGCCGCAGCTGGCCGAAAGCGGGCTGTACGATCCCTTCGCGCAGTACTGCCTGCTGCCGCTCGCCGCGGAAGGCCGAATTTTCGGCGGCTGCGAGTTTATCCGCAACGATGCGCGCCCGTGGACCGAGAAAGAGTTTCAGCGTCTGCACACCCTGGCGCAGATTGTTGCGGTGGTGACCGAGCAGATCCAGAGCCGGGTCAGCAACAACGTTGATTACGATCTGCTGTGCCATGAGCGCGATAACTTCCGCATTCTGGTGGCTATCACCAACGCCGTACTGTCGCGGCTGGATATCGATGAGCTGGTGAGCGAAGTCGCCAAAGAGATCCACCACTATTTTTGCATCGATGCCATCAGCATCGTGCTGCGCAGCAACCACAAGGGCAAGCTGAACATCTACTCCAGCCACTACCTCGATGAGAACGAGCCGGTTCACGATCAAAGCGTGGTTGACGAAGCAGGCACCCTCAGCGAACGGGTGTTCAAAAGCAAAGAGATGCTGCTGCTGAAGCTGCACGAAGGCGACGCGCTCGCCCCCTACGAGCGGATGCTGTTCAACATGTGGGGCAACCAGCTACAGACGCTGTGCCTGCTGCCGCTGATGTCGGGCGACAAAATGCTGGGCGTGCTGAAGCTCGCCCAGTGCGACGAGAAGGTGTTCAACACCGCCAATCTCAAGCTGCTGCGCCAGATCGCCGAACGCGTATCGATTGCCCTGGACAACGCGCTGGCCTACCAGGAGATCCATCGCCTGAAAGAACGGCTGGTCGACGAAAACCTGGCGCTCACCGAACAGCTGAACAACGTCGACAGCGAATTCGGCGAGATAATCGGCCGCAGCGAGGCGATGTACAGCGTACTGAAGCAGGTGGAGATGGTGGCCCAGAGCGACAGCACGGTGCTGATCCTCGGCGAAACCGGCACCGGTAAAGAGCTTATCGCCCGCGCCATCCACAACCTTAGCGGACGCAACGGCCGGCGGATGGTGAAAATGAACTGCGCGGCGATGCCGGCAGGGCTGCTGGAAAGCGATCTGTTCGGCCACGAGCGCGGCGCCTTTACCGGCGCCAGCGCCCAGCGTATCGGCCGCTTCGAGCTGGCGGATAAAAGCTCGCTGTTTCTTGATGAAGTGGGCGACATGCCGCTTGAGCTGCAGCCGAAGCTGCTGCGCGTTCTGCAGGAGCAGGAGTTCGAGCGCCTTGGCAGCAATAAGCTGATCCAGACCGACGTCCGGCTGATCGCCGCCACTAATCGGGATCTGAAAAAAATGGTGACCGATCGCGAGTTCCGCAGCGATCTCTACTACCGCCTGAACGTGTTTCCAATCCACCTGCCGCCGCTGCGCGAACGGCCGGACGACATCCCCCTGCTGGTGAAAGCGTTTACCACGAAAATCGCCCGCCGCCTCGGGCGGCAAATCGACAGTATTCCGGCGGAAACCCTGCGAACCCTGAGCCGTATGGAGTGGCCGGGCAACGTCCGCGAACTGGAAAACGTGATTGAGCGGGCGGTGCTGCTGACCCGGGGCAGCGTGCTGCAGCTCTCGCTGCCGGAAATCAGCATTGAGTCGGACACCCCGGAGCTGGCGGCGGAAAAACCGCTCGACGGCGAGGACGAAGCGCAGCAAATTCTGCGGGTGCTGAAAGAGACCAACGGCGTGGTCGCCGGGCCGAAAGGCGCCGCGCAGCGCCTGGGGCTTAAGCGCACCACTCTGCTTTCGCGGATGAAGCGCCTTGGCATCGACAAAGACATGCTGGTGTAA